The Halomicronema hongdechloris C2206 genome includes a window with the following:
- a CDS encoding toll/interleukin-1 receptor domain-containing protein: MTDVFISYSRRDKAFVQVLNQALVESKYDAWIDWEDIPLTADWWEEIKAGIEAADTFIFVISPDSIASKVCRQEIDHAVANNKRLMPIVRREGFDMALVHPALGKANWLFFKEEDDFNVAFQSLVSALDTDLTHVKEHTRILVKALEWEKKRRREDLLLRGQELEEVIQWLTQNAEKEPRSTQLQRDYINASRLQAAAQQQAKLAHEAMVRRRITRALVAAVGGLVVAVGLGLTAFQQYRRAEAQRQEAILGEIQAQVTSADALLDTQQPLDALLETLSAAGNLQLLQQLDPLLAAKLKAVLHRAIFSLRERNRLVGHRNYWATAVSFHPDGERLVSSGMDGTVQLWSLEGERLQTFSGHQAGVYDLSISPDGQSLASASYDGTVKLWRLDGQLLHTWDGHQQRVTSVRFSPDGNRLATTSDDRTIQLIDLDSRQVQSLEGHGRGVHAIDWSPDGNQLVSIDYSGYIRLWGKDGREMAVASTPVDSNTFLPRVGFSRDGQRILATGGANAKVSLWDLALTRQSQDFAGKGYLVSSFAVSPDGQVVAIAGEANSLTGGSSIVLQDPAGNPLGELRGHVSRINDVSFSPDGSLLASAAFDGTVRLWDLTPDTPHRLIGHEGGVNSIVYSPDGHYLASTGEDGTARVWTPDGEEWQRFAASEHGPVSEVSFGSDSRWLVLGYDDGTVTLNDLTTDMTRELALHQDAVRSLDVSPGHNLLASSSADGTVKVTNLDGEAMATYEQPQADIYRVRFSPDGERVAFTYNTEAASHVLLWQWHTNDTQSFQVGGFGGGSFRITDMAFSPDGKTLGTTNWEGIVHLWDVQTGEQISFFAGDDGPVRTLSFSPDGTLLAASSGGFVRLWTLTGEQVQRFYDTQRVHDMTFSPDGHTLAAANADGTITLFNLNLEALTAQGCSLLATYLQSHRAVAETLTICQGYSAGQSA; the protein is encoded by the coding sequence ATGACTGACGTTTTCATTTCTTATTCCCGTCGGGACAAAGCCTTTGTGCAGGTGCTGAATCAGGCCCTGGTCGAGAGCAAATACGATGCCTGGATAGATTGGGAAGATATTCCCCTGACGGCGGACTGGTGGGAAGAGATCAAAGCCGGCATTGAGGCAGCCGACACCTTTATTTTTGTCATCAGCCCCGACTCCATCGCCTCCAAGGTCTGCAGGCAGGAGATCGACCATGCCGTGGCCAACAACAAGCGGCTGATGCCCATCGTGCGGCGGGAAGGCTTTGATATGGCCCTGGTGCATCCAGCCCTGGGCAAGGCCAACTGGCTATTTTTCAAGGAAGAGGACGATTTTAACGTTGCCTTTCAGTCCCTGGTGAGCGCTCTGGATACGGATCTGACCCATGTGAAAGAACACACCCGTATCTTGGTGAAAGCCCTGGAATGGGAGAAAAAGCGACGGCGGGAAGATCTGCTGCTGCGTGGGCAGGAACTAGAAGAGGTGATCCAGTGGCTGACGCAAAATGCCGAGAAAGAGCCTCGCTCTACTCAACTGCAACGGGACTATATCAATGCCAGTCGGTTGCAGGCAGCGGCCCAACAGCAGGCAAAACTTGCCCATGAGGCTATGGTGCGTCGGCGGATTACGCGGGCGCTCGTGGCCGCCGTCGGGGGCTTAGTGGTTGCAGTAGGCCTCGGTCTGACGGCGTTCCAGCAATATCGACGGGCCGAAGCTCAGCGGCAGGAGGCGATCCTCGGTGAAATTCAGGCCCAGGTGACGTCGGCCGATGCCTTGCTGGATACTCAGCAGCCTCTGGATGCCCTGCTGGAAACTCTGAGCGCCGCTGGTAATCTCCAATTGCTGCAGCAGCTTGACCCGCTCCTGGCTGCCAAACTCAAGGCGGTGCTGCATCGGGCTATTTTTAGCCTGCGAGAACGCAACCGTCTGGTGGGTCACCGCAACTACTGGGCGACGGCGGTGAGTTTCCATCCGGATGGGGAGCGGCTTGTCTCCAGTGGAATGGATGGCACGGTGCAACTGTGGAGTCTCGAGGGAGAGCGGTTGCAGACGTTTTCCGGCCACCAAGCCGGTGTCTATGACTTGAGTATCAGCCCTGACGGCCAGTCCTTGGCCTCCGCCAGCTATGACGGCACCGTGAAGCTCTGGCGTCTGGATGGTCAGCTGCTGCACACCTGGGACGGGCATCAGCAACGGGTCACCAGTGTGCGATTTAGTCCTGATGGTAACCGGTTAGCCACAACCAGCGACGATCGCACCATTCAGCTGATCGATCTAGACAGTCGACAAGTCCAGAGCCTTGAGGGCCATGGCAGAGGCGTTCATGCCATTGACTGGAGCCCGGACGGTAACCAGCTGGTCTCGATTGATTACTCGGGGTATATCAGGCTTTGGGGCAAAGACGGCAGGGAGATGGCTGTGGCCTCGACGCCGGTGGACAGTAACACCTTTCTGCCCCGGGTAGGATTCAGCCGGGATGGCCAGCGTATCTTGGCCACGGGAGGTGCGAATGCCAAGGTGTCGCTATGGGATTTGGCCCTAACCCGGCAATCGCAGGACTTTGCAGGAAAAGGCTATCTGGTGTCCAGCTTTGCTGTCAGCCCGGATGGCCAGGTAGTTGCGATCGCAGGTGAAGCCAACAGCCTCACCGGCGGCTCCAGCATTGTGCTGCAGGATCCAGCCGGGAATCCCTTAGGGGAACTGCGGGGCCATGTCTCCCGCATCAACGACGTGAGCTTTAGTCCGGATGGCAGCCTGTTGGCCTCGGCTGCCTTCGACGGCACCGTCAGGCTGTGGGATCTGACGCCAGATACCCCGCATCGCTTGATCGGCCATGAGGGCGGCGTCAATAGCATCGTCTACTCCCCGGATGGCCACTACTTAGCCTCCACCGGCGAGGATGGCACCGCCCGGGTGTGGACCCCTGATGGCGAGGAATGGCAGCGGTTTGCCGCCTCGGAGCACGGCCCAGTCAGTGAGGTGAGCTTCGGCTCAGACAGCCGCTGGCTGGTCCTGGGTTACGACGATGGCACCGTGACGCTGAATGATCTGACCACGGACATGACTCGCGAGCTGGCGCTACATCAGGACGCTGTGCGTAGCCTGGACGTCAGCCCCGGTCATAATCTGTTGGCCTCCTCCAGCGCCGACGGCACCGTTAAGGTGACTAATCTGGACGGGGAGGCGATGGCTACCTATGAGCAACCCCAGGCAGATATTTATCGAGTCCGGTTTAGCCCCGACGGCGAGAGGGTCGCCTTCACCTACAACACCGAGGCAGCCAGCCATGTGTTGCTGTGGCAGTGGCACACGAATGACACCCAGTCGTTCCAGGTGGGGGGCTTTGGCGGCGGCAGTTTCAGAATTACCGACATGGCCTTCAGCCCCGACGGCAAGACATTGGGAACCACCAACTGGGAAGGGATCGTCCATCTCTGGGACGTTCAGACCGGAGAGCAGATCTCTTTCTTCGCCGGCGACGATGGCCCCGTCAGGACGCTTAGTTTTTCCCCGGATGGCACCCTGCTGGCCGCCTCTAGTGGAGGTTTCGTGCGTCTCTGGACCCTCACCGGAGAGCAAGTCCAGCGATTCTATGACACCCAACGGGTTCACGATATGACGTTTAGCCCCGATGGCCACACCCTGGCTGCAGCCAATGCCGACGGTACGATCACGCTGTTTAACCTGAACTTAGAGGCGCTGACTGCCCAGGGCTGTAGCCTGCTGGCTACCTATCTGCAAAGCCATAGGGCTGTTGCTGAAACCCTGACGATTTGCCAAGGTTATAGCGCTGGCCAGTCAGCTTAG
- a CDS encoding SDR family oxidoreductase, whose translation MSFDIHGKVALVTGANRGIGKATVESLIQHGVTKVYAAVRNLDSATSLVEAYGDRLVALKLDLNQPDTIIQAAQTAPDVQLVVNNAGILRNANPLADDAIAALQSEIEINVFGLMRMAQAFAPVLKANGGGAFVQLNSVASMKSFADFATYSASKAAAYSITQALRDVLASQGTAVLSVHPGPIATEMAQDAGLAEIAESPSLVSEGIVAALNDGKLHLFPDTMAKQIGEAYQPFAINIVEADLMAG comes from the coding sequence ATGTCGTTTGATATTCACGGCAAAGTCGCCCTCGTGACCGGTGCCAACCGAGGCATCGGCAAGGCCACCGTAGAGTCGCTCATCCAGCATGGCGTGACCAAGGTGTATGCCGCTGTTCGCAATCTCGACTCGGCCACTTCCCTGGTAGAAGCCTACGGCGACAGACTGGTGGCTTTGAAACTTGATCTGAATCAGCCTGATACCATCATCCAAGCCGCTCAGACGGCACCAGACGTGCAGTTAGTTGTGAACAATGCTGGCATCCTGCGCAACGCTAATCCCTTAGCAGACGACGCCATCGCAGCCCTGCAATCCGAGATCGAGATCAATGTTTTTGGGTTAATGCGCATGGCCCAGGCCTTTGCTCCCGTGTTAAAGGCCAATGGTGGTGGAGCCTTTGTCCAACTCAACTCGGTGGCCTCCATGAAGAGCTTTGCGGACTTTGCCACCTATTCGGCTTCAAAAGCGGCAGCCTACTCTATTACCCAAGCTCTGCGAGACGTGCTGGCATCCCAGGGCACTGCCGTCCTCAGCGTCCACCCTGGCCCTATTGCCACTGAAATGGCCCAGGATGCTGGATTGGCTGAGATCGCTGAATCCCCCTCTCTGGTCAGCGAAGGGATTGTTGCCGCCCTCAACGACGGTAAATTGCATCTCTTTCCCGACACCATGGCCAAGCAAATCGGGGAGGCCTATCAGCCCTTCGCCATCAATATCGTCGAAGCCGATTTGATGGCAGGATAG
- a CDS encoding MarR family winged helix-turn-helix transcriptional regulator, with the protein MSPASVDSANNALAQKVMVGLTKIGLAIKSQNWQAADALGLSPTQGHILALLQHPHGSGTMRLGDIAQALAITPATASDAVRVLVDKGLVQKKRAADDRRAIAIGLTSAGQQQAAVIADWSDFLLTAVNQLSAEEQAIFLQGLIKIIGNLQQQGKISVARMCITCQHFRPNAHTDARHPHHCTFIDAPIGGNQLQIDCPDYLATPSTST; encoded by the coding sequence TTGAGCCCAGCTTCCGTCGACTCAGCCAACAACGCCCTAGCGCAAAAAGTGATGGTGGGGCTAACCAAAATTGGCCTCGCCATTAAAAGCCAGAATTGGCAAGCAGCTGATGCCTTGGGGCTATCGCCCACCCAAGGGCATATTTTGGCCTTGTTGCAGCATCCCCACGGCAGCGGCACTATGCGGTTGGGAGATATTGCCCAGGCTTTAGCGATCACGCCAGCCACCGCCAGTGATGCTGTCCGCGTCTTAGTGGATAAGGGGCTGGTGCAAAAGAAACGGGCCGCCGATGATCGGCGAGCGATTGCCATTGGGCTTACCTCTGCTGGCCAGCAACAGGCCGCCGTTATTGCTGACTGGTCAGACTTTTTGCTCACCGCGGTCAACCAACTCTCAGCAGAGGAACAAGCCATCTTTCTGCAGGGATTAATTAAGATTATTGGGAATCTGCAGCAGCAGGGAAAAATTTCTGTGGCCCGCATGTGCATTACCTGTCAACACTTTCGGCCCAATGCCCATACCGATGCCCGCCATCCCCACCATTGCACCTTTATCGATGCCCCCATTGGTGGCAATCAGCTCCAAATCGACTGCCCCGATTATCTAGCAACACCATCGACATCAACATAA
- a CDS encoding putative bifunctional diguanylate cyclase/phosphodiesterase — protein MTGDPTRSMATILVVEDERLIARDIQAILEDLGYVVPEIVDAGEQAILKAAELQPDLILMDIHLIGEMDGIMAAHEISAQFEIPIIYLTAHADEHTLARAKLTGPFGYILKPFEERELRTTIEIALYKHQIEQQLQQKQEWLATILGSMGDGVVATDQQGRVTFMNQVAQGLTGWDIEVACGRPVELILPFISQDTEASIPHPITQALADERTVYLPNNALLLSTSGHKIPVGDSASPIRSARGNITGAVMVFQDVTERRQATELLRHQALHDALTNLPNRAWLLTRLDEEIKRARRDPSYQFGLLFLDLDRFKAVNDSLGHAAGDQLLMGVAQQLLSCVRDVDFVARMGGDEFAIVLADLQDLRQACRVAERILEVFAQPLMVAGHELFANASIGIVLSSQSHLGDEEILQAADIAMYRAKHWGIGSYEIFDSAMGAQIQAALRMEGELRQAIERSELQVFYQPIVSLADGAMTGMEALVRWQHPQRGLITPDEFMPMAEETGLSVLLDWWVLRETCRQIQSWDAESDLRSHLLFSINFSSRQFAQPNFVQQVETILAETGIAAHRLKFEITESAIIHNPKSAATVLEHLKSLGIQLALDDFGTGYSSLSYLHGFPVDTLKIDRSFIQNLETDPKSLEIVRTILLLARALDKKVIAEGVETPDQCRLLQSLQCDLVQGYFFSRPVTSAMADAFPMTWPGYSSP, from the coding sequence ATGACTGGTGACCCTACCCGCTCCATGGCAACCATTCTGGTGGTGGAAGACGAGAGACTGATAGCCCGGGATATCCAAGCTATCCTGGAAGACCTGGGCTACGTTGTTCCTGAGATTGTTGACGCCGGTGAGCAGGCAATTCTGAAGGCAGCTGAACTCCAGCCGGATTTGATTTTGATGGATATTCATCTGATTGGCGAGATGGATGGGATCATGGCGGCCCACGAAATCTCGGCTCAATTTGAGATTCCGATCATCTATCTCACCGCCCATGCCGATGAACACACCCTGGCCCGAGCCAAGCTCACAGGTCCCTTTGGCTATATCCTGAAGCCCTTTGAAGAACGGGAATTACGCACCACCATCGAAATTGCGCTGTATAAGCATCAGATAGAGCAGCAACTGCAACAGAAACAGGAATGGCTGGCTACCATCCTAGGCAGCATGGGGGATGGGGTAGTAGCGACGGATCAGCAGGGACGTGTCACCTTTATGAACCAGGTAGCCCAAGGGCTGACGGGATGGGACATTGAGGTCGCCTGTGGTAGGCCGGTTGAGCTGATACTGCCCTTTATCAGCCAAGACACCGAAGCCAGCATTCCCCATCCGATTACCCAGGCCTTAGCCGATGAACGCACCGTTTACCTGCCTAATAATGCGCTGCTATTGAGTACCAGCGGTCATAAAATTCCGGTGGGCGATAGTGCCTCGCCTATTCGCAGCGCCCGCGGCAATATCACCGGGGCAGTCATGGTCTTTCAAGATGTGACGGAAAGGCGCCAGGCAACGGAGTTACTGCGGCATCAGGCCCTGCACGATGCCCTCACAAATCTGCCGAACCGGGCCTGGTTGCTGACGCGCCTGGACGAGGAGATTAAGCGGGCCCGGCGGGACCCCAGCTATCAGTTTGGCCTGCTGTTTTTGGATTTGGATCGCTTCAAGGCAGTCAATGACAGCCTTGGCCATGCCGCCGGGGATCAGCTCTTGATGGGCGTGGCTCAGCAGCTATTAAGCTGCGTGCGAGATGTGGATTTTGTCGCCCGCATGGGGGGTGATGAGTTTGCCATTGTGCTGGCGGATCTGCAGGATCTACGGCAAGCCTGTCGAGTGGCGGAACGAATTCTTGAGGTATTCGCCCAACCCTTGATGGTCGCTGGCCATGAACTCTTTGCCAATGCCAGTATTGGCATCGTCCTTAGCTCCCAATCCCATCTCGGGGATGAGGAGATATTGCAGGCGGCCGATATTGCCATGTATCGGGCTAAGCACTGGGGCATCGGTAGTTATGAGATTTTTGACAGCGCCATGGGGGCTCAGATCCAGGCGGCCTTGCGGATGGAGGGAGAACTCCGACAGGCCATTGAGCGGTCGGAATTGCAGGTGTTTTATCAACCGATCGTGTCTCTGGCAGATGGGGCGATGACGGGGATGGAAGCCTTGGTGCGATGGCAACATCCCCAACGGGGCTTGATTACGCCGGATGAATTTATGCCAATGGCCGAGGAAACGGGACTATCGGTATTACTGGATTGGTGGGTGCTGCGGGAAACCTGTCGTCAGATACAGAGCTGGGATGCTGAGTCTGATCTGCGATCGCATCTACTCTTCAGTATCAATTTCTCCAGCCGCCAATTTGCCCAACCCAACTTTGTGCAGCAGGTGGAAACCATTCTCGCCGAAACCGGCATCGCTGCTCACCGCTTAAAATTCGAAATTACAGAAAGCGCTATTATTCATAATCCCAAATCTGCGGCAACGGTCCTAGAGCACCTCAAGTCCCTGGGCATCCAATTAGCCCTGGATGACTTTGGCACCGGCTATTCCTCCCTGAGTTATCTCCACGGCTTTCCCGTAGACACCCTAAAAATTGACCGCAGCTTCATTCAGAACCTCGAGACCGACCCAAAAAGCCTAGAAATTGTCCGCACCATTCTGCTGTTAGCCCGTGCCCTCGACAAAAAAGTCATCGCCGAGGGAGTCGAGACCCCAGATCAATGTAGACTGTTGCAGTCTCTGCAGTGTGACTTAGTGCAGGGCTACTTCTTCTCTAGGCCCGTCACCAGTGCCATGGCAGATGCCTTTCCCATGACCTGGCCTGGGTATTCCTCGCCGTAG
- a CDS encoding PAS domain S-box protein has translation MPISPSPWSNLPSLGYIPHGHCFLWQTDLVYLHVLSDAGIALAYFSIPVILFYFIRKRPDLPFSWIFTLFGLFILSGGTTHLMAIWTLWHPDYWQSGGIKAVTAVVSLFTAMEMVPLVPQVLQFSSPEQLRAANDALQQINAALQAEIIDRQGKERLVNQIAETTPDLIYIYDVQEHLNRYSNSKLPELLGYSHTELQDMGSGFLFQLVHPDDREPLQQYFERLAGAGDGDLLEIEYRVRHCDGEYRWLYSRDKVFSRTKTGQVKEILGNAIDITSRRHYEEQLQRYERIVEATTNAIILLDDTYRYQIVNATYLRWHDRPRQDVIGQRLPQVMAEAQFESLLQPRLDRCMAGEMVQQKTWLTFAGIGQKFVNITYSPYREADGNVSGAVISLHDITALKQAEDALRREEARLQYLVSHSPVVIFSCKPYGDYGATFISENVEALLGWDAQAFLADSQFWVDHLHPDEAEQVLAGLANLFRDDFYFHEYRLRRDDGTYCWCLAQLRLIRDEAGNPMEMLGYLIDISNRKQTEEQLRQSEERFRVAFRDAAVGVATVSPDGKFLSINRSFCEVVGYSEDELCQLTFQEITHPDDLDADLAYVRQVLEGEIRSYQMEKRYFHKQGHVVWILLSVSLVRDVMDSPLYFIAQISDISDRKWAEAQLQASLQEKMVLLKEIHHRVKNNLQVISSLFRLQARSLNNPELRKHLGEGQNRLRAMALIHEKLYQSDNLSRIDLAGYIQDLTGYLFRSYTVNHQRVILRIEVDKTIFLDVDAAVPCGLIINEIVSNALKYAFDPGQTGTIWIQAKASEQGHLVLMIGDNGKGLPDGFDLKKTRSLGMNLIQDLTGQLRGTLAIDRSQGTQFTLTLRRIQVA, from the coding sequence ATGCCCATCAGCCCGTCACCGTGGAGTAATCTGCCGAGTCTGGGATATATTCCTCACGGACACTGCTTTCTCTGGCAAACCGATCTGGTCTATTTGCACGTACTGTCCGACGCTGGGATCGCTCTGGCCTATTTTTCCATCCCGGTGATCTTGTTCTACTTCATCCGCAAGCGGCCAGATCTCCCCTTTTCCTGGATATTTACCCTGTTCGGATTATTTATTCTTTCTGGCGGTACCACGCATTTAATGGCGATTTGGACCCTCTGGCACCCTGATTATTGGCAGTCTGGAGGAATTAAGGCAGTAACCGCTGTGGTATCCCTATTTACCGCCATGGAGATGGTGCCGTTAGTGCCTCAGGTGCTGCAATTCTCGAGTCCAGAGCAATTGAGGGCGGCTAATGATGCCCTGCAACAGATTAATGCTGCCCTGCAGGCAGAAATCATCGATCGGCAGGGAAAAGAGCGGCTAGTCAACCAAATCGCTGAAACTACGCCCGATTTGATTTATATCTATGATGTGCAGGAGCATCTAAATCGCTACAGCAATTCCAAACTGCCAGAGCTGTTGGGCTATAGCCACACAGAACTGCAAGACATGGGCAGTGGCTTCTTATTTCAGTTGGTGCATCCTGACGATAGGGAGCCGCTGCAGCAGTACTTCGAGCGTTTAGCTGGAGCAGGTGATGGGGATCTACTCGAGATCGAATATCGGGTTCGCCACTGCGATGGAGAGTACCGCTGGCTCTATAGCCGTGACAAGGTATTTTCCAGGACCAAGACGGGCCAGGTTAAAGAAATTCTGGGTAATGCAATTGATATCACCAGTCGTAGACACTACGAAGAGCAGCTCCAACGCTACGAACGCATCGTGGAGGCCACCACCAATGCCATCATCCTATTGGATGACACCTACCGATATCAGATCGTCAATGCCACCTATCTGCGTTGGCATGATCGACCGCGGCAGGATGTGATTGGACAGAGGCTACCCCAGGTGATGGCAGAGGCGCAGTTTGAATCCCTATTGCAGCCTCGGCTCGATCGCTGCATGGCTGGTGAAATGGTGCAGCAGAAAACCTGGCTTACCTTTGCAGGGATTGGGCAAAAATTCGTCAATATCACCTATTCTCCCTATCGTGAGGCCGATGGCAACGTGTCTGGAGCCGTCATCAGCCTCCACGATATTACGGCCCTGAAGCAGGCGGAAGACGCCTTGCGTCGAGAGGAAGCCCGATTGCAGTATCTGGTTTCGCATAGTCCGGTCGTTATTTTTAGCTGCAAGCCCTACGGCGACTATGGGGCCACCTTCATCAGTGAGAATGTGGAAGCACTATTGGGCTGGGATGCCCAGGCGTTTCTGGCGGACTCGCAATTTTGGGTCGATCACCTGCATCCCGACGAGGCTGAGCAGGTTCTGGCCGGGCTGGCCAATTTATTTAGGGATGACTTTTACTTTCATGAATACCGGCTGCGTAGGGATGATGGCACCTATTGTTGGTGCCTAGCCCAGTTACGGTTGATCCGCGATGAAGCCGGGAACCCAATGGAGATGCTGGGCTATTTGATCGACATTAGCAATCGCAAACAGACAGAGGAACAGCTGCGTCAGAGCGAAGAGCGCTTCCGGGTGGCCTTCCGCGATGCCGCGGTAGGGGTGGCAACGGTATCCCCAGACGGGAAATTCCTCAGTATCAATCGGTCCTTTTGTGAGGTGGTGGGCTACTCGGAAGATGAACTGTGCCAGCTGACCTTCCAGGAGATTACCCACCCCGATGATCTCGATGCGGATCTAGCCTATGTGCGGCAAGTCCTGGAGGGCGAGATTCGTAGTTATCAGATGGAAAAACGCTATTTCCACAAGCAGGGGCATGTCGTTTGGATTCTGCTGAGTGTCTCTTTAGTGCGAGACGTTATGGATAGCCCCCTGTATTTCATTGCCCAAATTAGTGACATTAGCGATCGCAAATGGGCTGAGGCGCAACTTCAGGCCTCCCTACAGGAAAAAATGGTGTTGCTTAAAGAAATTCATCACCGGGTTAAAAATAATCTGCAGGTGATTTCTAGCTTGTTTCGATTACAGGCCCGTTCTTTAAATAACCCGGAACTGCGGAAACATCTGGGTGAAGGGCAAAACCGTTTGCGGGCCATGGCCCTGATCCATGAAAAGTTATATCAGTCTGACAATCTTTCTCGCATTGATTTGGCGGGGTACATTCAAGATCTCACTGGCTACTTATTCCGGAGTTATACAGTCAATCATCAGCGCGTTATCCTAAGGATTGAGGTGGATAAGACTATTTTCCTGGATGTCGATGCCGCCGTTCCCTGTGGGCTGATTATCAACGAAATTGTCTCCAATGCCTTGAAATATGCCTTCGATCCTGGCCAAACCGGTACCATATGGATTCAAGCTAAGGCCAGCGAGCAAGGCCACTTGGTTCTGATGATTGGGGATAACGGCAAGGGGCTCCCTGACGGCTTTGATCTGAAAAAAACGCGATCCCTGGGCATGAACCTGATTCAGGATTTAACGGGCCAGTTACGGGGCACCTTAGCGATTGACCGTAGCCAGGGCACCCAGTTCACCCTGACCCTACGGCGCATTCAGGTGGCGTGA
- a CDS encoding YajQ family cyclic di-GMP-binding protein, whose amino-acid sequence MASGYSFDIVSEFDRQELVNALDQTRREVATRYDLKDSKTALDLGDDTITIETANEMALQAVQTILQTKAAKRNLPLKIFDFGTVESASGNRVRQQVSLKQGIDKDNAKRISKLLKDNLKKVQASIQGDTVRVSSKSKDDLQDAIALVKQTDWPIALQFTNYR is encoded by the coding sequence ATGGCCTCAGGCTATTCGTTTGACATTGTTAGTGAATTCGATCGCCAGGAACTGGTAAACGCCCTCGATCAGACTCGGCGGGAGGTGGCGACTCGCTATGACCTCAAGGATTCTAAAACCGCTTTAGACCTGGGGGATGACACTATCACCATCGAAACTGCCAATGAGATGGCATTGCAGGCTGTCCAGACCATCCTGCAGACTAAGGCGGCGAAGCGAAATCTGCCCTTAAAGATTTTCGATTTCGGTACGGTCGAGTCGGCCAGTGGTAATCGGGTGCGGCAGCAGGTGTCCCTGAAGCAGGGGATTGATAAGGATAATGCCAAGCGTATTTCTAAACTGCTGAAGGATAACCTGAAGAAGGTGCAGGCCTCTATTCAAGGCGATACCGTACGGGTCTCCAGTAAGTCGAAGGATGACCTGCAAGATGCGATCGCATTGGTGAAGCAAACCGACTGGCCCATCGCCCTACAGTTCACCAACTATCGCTAG